The genomic segment CGCGCGGGAGGCGATGCAGAAGCTCGTCACGAGCTGACCCACCGGGGCCGAACCGGCGCCGCCCACGACACCGCCCGGGGCGTGGCCGTGGCCCCGTGACCCGACCGGCGGGCGCCCCGCCGCCCCGCCGGCGGCCCCGGCGGGGGCCGAGGTACCCCGCCGCCCCGCCGGCTGACCCGGCGGGGCCGAGGTGCCCCGCTCCGACTCGACGGCCGGGCGCCGCAACCGGCGCCCGGCCGGCGGGCGCGCGACCGCGCCCGGTCTCGGCGACAGTGCACGCAACGACTGGCAAGACTTCTCCCACCCCCCGGAGGTCGTCCCATGTCCAGAAGGTTCAACGCACTCGCGGTGGCCGCGGCTGCCGCCATCGTCGGCGCGTCGCTCGCGGCGCCCGCCGCCGCACGGCAGCAGGTCGCACCACCGTCCGGCGCCCGCCCGGAGGTCACCACCCCGGCCGGGGACGGGTACACCCTGGCGTTCGACGACGAGTTCGACGGGTCCACAGTGGACACCACGAGGTGGAACTTCCGCACCGACCAGAAGGCCAAGAGTGCCCAGCTGGCCCGCAACGTGTCCGAGGGCGGCGGCGTGCTGTCGATCGCGCTGAAGAAGGAACAGTACGGCAGCTACGCCTACACCGCCGGCGGCGTGGTCAGCAAGCAGCCGTTCCGGTACGGATACTACGAGACGCGGGCGAAGACGCCGGTCGGCGCGGGCTGGCACACCTCGTTCTGGGCGATGGCCGGCGACGGCACGGACACCTACACGCCGCGGCGGCGCACCGAGATCGACCAGTTCGAGATCAACTCCAGCGCGCCGCAGAACATCAGCCAGGGCGTGATCGCCTGGCGGGCCGACGGCAGTTCCACCAGCATCGGGCGCAGGACGGCGCAGCCCGGGTTCGACACCTCGGCCGGCTGGCACACCTACGGCTTCGACTGGACCGAGGACCGGGTCGCCTTCTACGTGGACGGCACGCTGACCGACACCGCGACCTACCCGCCGAGTGCGGACACGCACGACTACCTCAACATCTGGCTGACCTCGATCGGGTACGAGACGGTCGACGAGACGAAGCTGCCGGCCACCGCCCAGTTCGACTACGTGCGCTACTACCAGAAGGACTACTACGTCGACAACGACACCCCGGCCAGCTACGGCTACAGCGAGAACGGCGCCTGGAACGACAGCACGCTGCCCGGCTTCACCGTCGGCAACACCAGCCGCTGGTCCGCGGCGCCGGGGGCGAGCGCGACCTGGCGGCCGAACCTGCGTGCCGCCGGCCACTACCAGGTCTACGTCTACCGCACCGTCTATCCGGGCAGCGACACCGACTCCCGGCTCGACGTGGTGCACGGCGGCACCACCACGACCACCCACCTGAACTACACCACCGGGACGACCGGCTGGGTGTCGCTCGGCGCGTGGGACTTCCCGGCCGGCACCGGTTCGTCGGTGACGCTGACCCGGGGCAACGGCAACGCCCGCGCCGACGCCGTCAAGTTCGTCCGGGAGGTGTGAGCGATGCCGAACCGACGAGACGTGCTCCGGCTCGCCGGCGCCGGCACCGCCGGCCTCGCGGTACCGGCGCTGCTGCCGACCGGCGCGGCCCAGGCGGCCCCGGCGACCGTACCGCTGGACAACGGTTCGGTGCAGCTCTGCTGGTCGAGATCCGGCGCGCTGCAACGGATCCGGTTGCGCGCGGCGGGCGGCTGGCGGGATCTGCCGCACCCGTCCGGGACGTACTCGGTGCTCGCCGCCGACACCGCACCGACCTCCGACGCGGTCGTGCACGGCACCGCCGGAACGGTGCTGGTGCCCGTGACGACGACGGTCGCCCGGCACGGCGCCGCGGTGCGTGCCACCGCCGCCTTCGACCGGGGCACGCTGGTGGCCGACTGGTCGCTGCACGGTGCCGAGGTGCTCGTCGAGCTGGCGTTCACCGCCGCCACCGACGGCTGGTACTCGATCGCCACGCCGACCCTCGCCACCTTCGACGCCGGTGAACTGACCCGCGGGCTCGTCCCCGGGTACTGGACCGGCACCGCACCGCAGGCCGACCCGACCGCCGCCTCCCGGTACGGCTTGGGCATCCCGACGATGCCGATGGTGGCCCGGGAACGCAGCGCGCCGACCCCGCTGTCGCTGCTGACCGGCCGGGACGGGTTGACCGTCGCGATGATCGCGGAGCCGGGCACCGGCCGCGACCCGTGGCCGGCGGGCGCCTCCGCGCAGACCACCTGGCAGCTAGGCCTCGCCAGCACCGACGCGGCCGGCGACTTCGCCCCGACCGGGTACCACCCGGTGCTGGGGCAGCCGGGCTCGCGGCTCGCCGCGGGTGACACGGTACGGTTCGGGGTGCGGTTCCTGCTCACCGCGGACGGCTGGTTCGCCGCGCTGCGGCACGCGATGACCGAGGTGTACCCGATCGGCGGCTACCTCGCCGTGGCGCGGAACCTGAAGTCGCTGTCCTGGCGGCTGGACACCTCGCAGGACTTCCTCACCGGCCCGGACTCGCAGTGGCACACCTGGTCGTACGGCGGGCGCACCCTCGGCGCGGAGAGCGCGAAGCTGTCCGACGTGGGCGCGATGTGGATGCTCGGCCGGCTGTCTGGCGACCCGGTCGTGCAGGCGGAGCGGCTGCCGTACGCGCGGAACTTCAAGCTGGCCCAGCAGCAGGCCGACGGGGGCCCGTTCCAGGGCGCGGCCCTCGGCGAGTACTTCGGCCGCTACCAGGGGCACGACGACTGGATCAGCGAGAACTTCCGGGCCGGGCAGTCGGCCAACTACGTCTCGCCGATGTTCACCACGTTCTACGCGCTCGCCGACATGGGAAACATCCTGCTGTTCGACCCGGACGACGCGGAGGTGCGCGACCGGGTGCGGCTGGCCGCCGACCGGCTGCTCGCCTGGCAGCACGCCGACGGCAGCTTCGACGTCGGCTACCTGCGGGACGACCCGACGACGCTGATGTATCCGGAGTTGACCGACTACCGCGCCACCTGGTACGGGCTGCTCGTCGCCCACCGCGTCCTCGGCGAGCCGCGCTACCTCACCGCGGCCCGGCGCGGCGCCGACTGGTTCGTCGCCCATGCCGTCCGCGCCGGGCGCTACCTCGGGGTCTGCGACGACTCCCGGCTGATCCCCGACTTCCACGTGGTGTTCTGCGCCCAGGCGCTGCTCGACCTGGCCGAGGCCACCGGCAGCGCGACCTACCGGTCGGCCGCAATCGAGGTGGCGCGCACCTACCTGGCGCACCTGTTCACCCACCCGCAGGCCAGCCGCGACCCGCGTACTTTCGAGGGGCGCACGGTCGAGGAGTGGCAGGTCAGCCAGGCCGGGATGAACTACGAGCACGCCGGGTTCTACGGCACCGCGAACTCCCGCGGCCCGATCCTGCTCGCCTGCCACACCGGCGCGTTCGTCCGGTTCCACCGGCTCACCGGCGACCGGGTGTTCCTCGACCTCGCCCGGGCCGCCGCCCGCGGCCGCGACG from the Actinocatenispora thailandica genome contains:
- a CDS encoding glycoside hydrolase family 16 protein, which codes for MSRRFNALAVAAAAAIVGASLAAPAAARQQVAPPSGARPEVTTPAGDGYTLAFDDEFDGSTVDTTRWNFRTDQKAKSAQLARNVSEGGGVLSIALKKEQYGSYAYTAGGVVSKQPFRYGYYETRAKTPVGAGWHTSFWAMAGDGTDTYTPRRRTEIDQFEINSSAPQNISQGVIAWRADGSSTSIGRRTAQPGFDTSAGWHTYGFDWTEDRVAFYVDGTLTDTATYPPSADTHDYLNIWLTSIGYETVDETKLPATAQFDYVRYYQKDYYVDNDTPASYGYSENGAWNDSTLPGFTVGNTSRWSAAPGASATWRPNLRAAGHYQVYVYRTVYPGSDTDSRLDVVHGGTTTTTHLNYTTGTTGWVSLGAWDFPAGTGSSVTLTRGNGNARADAVKFVREV